A stretch of DNA from Anopheles ziemanni chromosome 3, idAnoZiCoDA_A2_x.2, whole genome shotgun sequence:
CTAGCCAACGCTAGAAACGCCTCGGATACACCCGCTCCTGCTCCGGAAGGTGAACTGTTCACGATGGAAGAGCTTTTTAGCATCTTCACAAAAATGTTGGCAAAAATCCGCCTTTGCCGCAATAAGGCAGATCAACTCGCCGTTATCGGAGAACTGCTGATGCTCAATGGGTAATCTGCGAGTAGTCACATGGAACGCCCAGTCCGTGAGGGCTAAAAAGATTCAACTGGCCGATTTCCTAAAACTACATCGCATCGACATCGCGCTCATCGTGGAGACCCATCTGAAGCCAGACATCAGCTTCTACATCGATGAATACTCCATCCACCGCCTTGATAGAGTCGGAGCACGTGGTGGCGGGGTAGCCATCGTTGTACGTCGAGGCATCAAACATCAGTTGCTTCCGCACTTCAATACCACCATCATTGAAGCAGTCGGCATTAAGGTCTTTACCAGCTCCGGGGAACTGCGCATTATATCTGTGTACTGCCCTCGACAGTGCACGGGTGATCTGGATGCGGTTTTTCGTCGCGACATTAACATCATCGCCTGCAACAATTTCCGCTCGGTTATCGGAGGGGACCTGAACGCCCGTCATCGCTTGTGGGGAAATAGGcgccaaaataaaaatggaaacatctTGGCAGAGGTCGCACAGCATGGACAGTTCATCATTGAACATCCTGATGAACCTACCGTTATTCCCAGCCGTGGCTTCCCTTCAATTTTAGATCTGTTCCTAACCAACCTGCAGATCTCCAAACCCACAACCCTGGATGAGCTAACCTCGGATCATTTCCCTGTCCTAACGAAGGTTCACCTTGACGCCAGCAGAGCTCCGCCTGTTAGGAGGAAAAACTACCACTGTGTCGACTGGGCCCGCTTTGGAAGACTGGTTGACCAGCAAATCACCACCACCGAGATTTCACTGTCTCCAGCTTCTATTGAATCAGCTATAACGAACGTGGTGGAGGCTATCCGTTCGGCAGAGGCGGAGTGTGTTCCAGAGGTGTCCGCACGGGGAGAGGTAATTGTCCTAGACGATCACACTCGACATCTCATCTCCCGTCGAAACATGCTGCGGCGTCAATACCAGCGCACCGGGGATCAGCTTTGTAAACAGCAGGCAGCTCAACTTTCCCGCATCATCCAGGATCGTGTCGAGAAAATCAGGAACAAAAACTTTGAGCGCATGGTGCGGCGACTCCATCCCAACGCCAACGCTTTCTGGAAAGTAGCTAAGACCCTCCGCACTAAACCCAGGCCGATTCCTCCACTACTCGCAGCTGACAACGCAGTTTTACTTACTCCTACGGAGAAGACTGGTGCCCTCGCCCAACACTTCGAGGATGCTCATCGGATTGGCCTTAGTATGTCCAGCCCTCATGAGGCCGAGGTGGCTTCATCAGTGGCCAGAGTTAACTCTGAACAGCCAACCCTGCCACCAGAGGATCGCACCACCGTCGAGGAGGTGTGTCATGCCCTAAGGATGATGAGGAACATGAAAGCCCCTGGCTTTGATGGCATTCTGGGCATCCTTCTCAAACATCTCCGACTCCGAGCCCTCTCCCTCCTCACGAACATCGTAAACTGCTGCCTCGAACTGCAACACTATCCGCAGAGTTGGAAGACGGCAAAGGTGAAACCTATACTGAAACCTGGCAAAGATCCAACGAGGGCCTCCAGCTATCGCCCTATCAGCCTGCTGAGCATTCTTGGAAAGCTTTTTGAGAGGCTAATATGTTGGAGGCTTCGAGAAGCGATGGAAGATCTCCAAATATTGCCTCCTCAGCAGTTCGGCTTTAGATCAGGACACTCAACAGCACATCAACTCCTGAGGCTAAAAACCAACATTGAAAAGAACAAGAGGGTCGGTAAGTCCACTGCGGTCGTCATGCTGGATGTGGAGAAGGCTTTCGACAGCGTTTGGCATGATGGGCTTGTGCACAAAATGCTCTCCTTCCGGCTTCCTCTATATCTTGTAAAGCTGACCAGCAACTACCTGCGGCAACGAACCTTCCGGGTGACCCTGGGATCAGTGTCATCCAGCCCAACCAACATCGCGGCAGGCGTCCCACAGGGCAGCATCCTGGGCCCCTTGCTGTACACTCTGTTTACGGCGGATCTTCCAGAGTTACCAAGGGTTTCGGAAATATACCTCTACGCTGATGACACTGCCATCACCACCAAGGGTCGCACTCCAGCAGAGCTAAGAAACAGCGCACAACGGGCTCTCGACATCTTCCAGCAATACGCCGCAAGCTGGAAGATAAAGCTTAACAACGAGAAGACGCAAGCGATGGTCATCCCGTATCGTCTAAGGAAAAACCTGCTGCAACCTCCGGAGCAATCCCGTCTCAAAGTGGGCTCAACACCAGTACCATGGCAGCAGTCGGTTCGGTACTTGGGCGTCACGATCGACAATCGGCTTCTATTCCACCACCACACGCGCCAACTTGCGAACCGTATTGCAGTTTTGCTTAAGCTGCTGTACCCGCTGATAAATCGGAAATCGACCCtgcacaaacagaacaaaattgCGGTCTACAAACAAATTGTTCTGCCTGCGGCCACATATGCAATCTCAGTTTGGAGCTCCTGTGCCGCCACTAACCTGAAACGCGTACAAACGGCACTGAATAGATTTCTTGTACTAATATTAAATGCTCCTCCTAGAACGCGTCTAGAGGAGCTTTATAATGTAACAGACACGAAAGCGCTAGACGTAATAGCATTTGAAGTAACGGATCGACTGAGATCCACCATGCAAGCCTCACCCCATGAACTGATTAGAGGCTTGGTGTAAATAGTAGGTTAATAATAGGTTAATATTAGGTTAGGAATAGGTTAAGATTAGATTAAGGTTAATACTCCCATTGCCATTGGCATAACACCTGAAAACTTATGCAAAATCAAACTGCCTCTTAGGCAAAATTCTCATGTAGCGAATGAAAAGCGTGCGATTGctaaatctcgcaaaacaccaaaatgtaatgaattatacaaatcaataaaagaaattttactactactactactcgtTTCGGCATAGTTCGGAAGAGAACCTCTTCGAGTGAGCACCACGTATCCCTCTcgttaaacaatcgaaaatgtcTGGACGCGGCAAGGGTGGTAAAGTGAAGGGAAAGGCAAAGTCCCGCTCGAATCGTGCCGGTCTGCAGTTCCCGGTCGGCCGTATTCATCGTCTGCTGCGCAAGGGTAACTATGCCGAGCGCGTCGGTGCCGGCGCACCGGTGTATCTGGCGGCCGTGATGGAGTATCTGGCCGCGGAAGTGCTCGAGTTGGCCGGTAACGCCGCCCGTGACAACAAGAAGACGCGCATCATCCCGCGCCATCTGCAGCTGGCCATCCGCAACGACGAAGAGTTgaacaagctgctttccggTGTGACCATCGCCCAAGGTGGTGTGCTGCCCAACATTCAGGCCGTGCTGTTGCCGAAGAAGACGGAAAAGAAGGCATAAGGCGTGCTCTCTCGTGCTCACCCCGCCGCGCGGCACCGTGTCGCGCTCACAAACCCCGCCGAAGATCTCACCGTCACAAAAAACCGTCCTTTTCAGGGCGACAAAATCGTGTGATAAAGGTTTATTTCACTACATTCAGTGCCCATGCCAGTTGGTTTCAGTTCAGTTTCAGTAGTTAAGTGGTTAAATGGACGTAATTTCACAGTGTGGCTGGAgaacaacgaaagaaatgtttaaaattaactcaAGCAATGTGTCTCAATGTGTGAAGTAACATCGCAAGTTTGGTAGGTTAAACGGGgcaaaccattttgcttcatatCAGGTATGTAGCTTTTTCCGCTCATTTCTACCCGTGGCCATGAAAAATGATGGGTTTTGATCATCGCGTTAGAAACGGCCAACGCTACGCGCTCTACAGGTAGGGAATTTAACAATGTAAACGACCAAAGCGTTCTTTTCCCCGTATGCCACACCGAGCCCCGTGAGGTAGACCGGCGCCTTTCTACGAACTCTCAGTGGGTCGTCGtgttaaaaaaacgaatcggtCACATATCCGAGAATCAGAACCGTCGGTAGTGTATCGCGcatcaccactaccaccactaccactacgcgcggtacaccgtaccactCGCTGTGTATTCCATCGGATATCGTTTCGGGCATGGGGAATGGGGTAAGAGAAGGAGAGGAGTAGTCAagtcgcatttttttttctctggcgTTTTTGGCGGCAAATGTGCCGGAGCGTCGGGAGAGCCACAAAAGCTTAGTTTGATACGAATGAGCAGGAAATATATCTTTCTGGAACAGTTttggtggtcctgaaaaggaccgatttttttgtaacacaAGGGGGCTGTTCGCGCAGCTTAACCTCCGAAACCGTACAGGGTGCGTCCCTGGCGTTTCAGGGCGTACACGACGTCCATGGCGGTGACGGTCTTGCGCTTGGCGTGCTCGGTGTACGTCACGGCATCACGGATCACGTTCTCGAGGAACACTTTCAGCACACCGCGAGTTTCTTCGTAGATCAGGCCGGAAATACGCTTCACACCGCCACGGCGAGCCAGACGGCGGATGGCCGGTTTCGTGATTCCCTGGATGTTATCACGCAGCACTTTGCGATGACGCTTGGCACCTCCTTTGCCCAGTCCCTTGCCTCCTTTTCCGCGGCCGgtcatgatgatgctgctttaCACAATTGGTTGTTGTTGACACGATGCAAACTGAACGAACGGTTTCGACGAACTGCGATGGTTTCGGCAGTGAAACACGGTTTTTATTGACCCGACCTGCCCGATCGTGAGCACCCGAAGAGGGACCCGAAACTATATAAACGCGGTTTCACGGCGCGGTTCGGCCCAGTTTTGTATTACATTCTTGGTCGAACCACTGATCGAGTCGGACGTATTTTTGTGGAGCGCAATAATCTACCGTTCTTTCTTACGAAGTGCAGTGCCGTGTGAGGAGCTAGGGAAGTAAAGTTACGGGAGTTCAGTTAGTCGGAAATAAAAACCGTTATACCTGATTGTTTGGTTGGTATATAGTGAGCACGCGTGAGTGTGCCCTGTGTTTGTACTCGGTAGACGgagagaaagtgaaaaagaaaaaaaacaggttcTGAAGAACCAGAAAAGTGTAAGCTTGTCGGAGGTGGGGCGACGATATGTCGGACCCACATTTTCCCGGAAGGGAACGGCCTGGGCCGGGCCCTTCCAATAGAGGCCGTACGGTACCTCTTTGGATGGATAGGAACGGTGAATACGGGAAACTAAAATTCCTTGTGCTTGAAGCTACGGATGGGAAAGAATTGGGTACCAACCCATTTCTACTGGGTAAGTCTCTGACGAACCATGCTGGTCCCATTGTGGAACCAGCCAAATTAATCGAAAATGGGAAGAAATATCTGATTAAAACTAGGAACAGTACGCAATTCGAAAAATTGCAAACGCTTAAAACTCTCGCAGACGGAACCTCTATTACCATTTCGCCCCACCACTCCTTGAATTCGGTACAATGCATCATCTACTCAAAAGAACTTCACGGTATGTCAGACAATGACATTCTGGAAAACTTAAAAGAACAGAAAGTAACGCACGTCCGCCGGTTCATCCGAAAGGAGAACAATGATTTCCATCCAACCAACCTGTTTTTACTAAAAGTTGAGTCCACGACGGTTCCCGACCACATTAAACTAGGATTGCTCCGCGTTGCCACCCGTACATATTATCCAAAACCAATGATCTGCTTCAACTGTGGCAGTTTCGGCCACTCAAAACTGCGTTGTAAGTCCACCCCGATTTGCAGGAATTGCGGTTTGAATGAGCATGGGGAATGCCATGAGAGTCTTCATTGCAAGAACTGCGGCGAGGGACACTCCACTTTCTCCAAAAATTGTTCTTATTACTTGTTTGAGGATCAAATTATCCATACAAAAACTGACCTCAATTGCTCCTATCTAGAAgcgaaaaatattgttttgaaaacggGACAAAATAACAACCCAAGTTCGGTACAAAATCGAATTACAAAAGGGCAAAGCTCTTCCGAAATTGAAAAGGACAGGATTATTGAGAGACTTCAGACAGCTCTAAACAACGCCCAAAAAACGATTGAAAAGCTAAGTGCACTACTGGAAAAAGTCAACGAGCAACCAGCGCAACAGGAAGTATCATTATCCCACAACATCGAAAGCAGTACGACAATAGATGACTCAGACAACTCCATGATTTCGACAAACACAATAAACAACCGTAAACGTACAAGCTATAAAAGCCTTACACCTTcggaagacgacgacgacaacaacgCAGCAGACAAGCACCCGAACAAGGAATCTATTACCTCTTCTCCACCAACacgtaacaacaacaaaactctAAAGAAAAAATCCAAGAAACGCTAAGCTAATCCATTGGAATATTCCTATATCATTTTAAGAtagattttttctctttcttattAAAAATGACACCAATAATTAACACACCCATTATGACCACACAAAAAGACATTAATCTCATTCTTAATTGGAATATTCGCAGCCTACAACAAAACATCGACGAACTGAAAATCGTTATTCTTCGGCATAACCCAAAAATCATTACACTACAGGAAGCTCATAGCAAATCTCAATATTTTACCCACTATCCGCTTTGCAATTATAAATGGATTCAAAAAAATTCCACAGTTTCCCACCATGAGATTTGCATGGGCATCCACAACAGTTTACATTACAAATCCGTAAAAATTAACTCCAATTTACCTATTCTAGGTATATATATTACTAATCCAgtcaaaataaacattattaacATTTACTTATCCCCTTGTCAGGTAAGTAATACCGATATTGAAActttgtttcaaaacattaatAAACAAGTGTCGCACCCCCTACTGATAGTGGGGGACTGGAACGCCCAACATAAAAATTGGGGTTGTCCGGTGACCAACAGTCGTGGATCGAAACTTGAAACCATTTTTGacttcaacaatatttatacCATTGTTCATAAGTTTTTTACCCGTATCTCTCCGTCCACCGGCAAAGGGTCATCCATCGACCATTGCGctatctcttcttcttctttttcaaattttcacctTTCCCAAATACCCGACCTGCATGGCAGCGATCACTATCCTCTTTTAGTCAAAACATCTTCCAATATCCCAGTCCCCACGCATCGGCCTCGGTGGCGGTACGAGGAGGCCAACTGGGAGGAGTTTCAACGAATCTTATCCACACTTCCCAACGACATTTCTCCATCAAATGATGTAACACTGATTGAACAAATAATGGCGGCTGCACAACACTCTGTTCCTCGAACGACTGGTCGAGTCTGTCAAAAATACGCGAAATGGTGGAACACAGAAGTGGCTAGCGCTATAAAACACAGAAGAAAGTGTCTCAGGAAACTAAAAAAACACTGTTCAACTTCGAACAATAGTTTACACACCTCTTTCTTGACAGAACAATACAAAGAAGCCCACAAAAAATCCAGAGAATTAATCAAGAAAGCTAAGGAGGAAACCTGGGAGAATTTCTTGAATAATATTGACCCTTCAACATCAGCGAAAGTCATATGGAACCATATCAGAAATATAACCgggaaaaataaacgacaCTCACCCATTTGGCTCAACCCTCAGGACCCCATCACCGATCCGTCACTCATAGCAGATTCCTTTGCcacacattttcattcaacttcTTCAGATTCCAATTATCCACCTAATTTCGCCAAACACAAAACTTCCTCTGAAACCATTCCTCTGTCTTTTGCCACAACTCAACATTTCAACTACAATTCACCATTTTCCAAAGAAGAACTTACATTCGCTTTAAAATCCTGTTCAGGGAAATCTGCGGGGCCAGACGACATTGGATATCCATTGTTACAGCATCTACCCGACAGAACCCTTAATCTCTTGCTAGACATTTACAACTCTGTCTGGGAGTCAGGAGTTATTCCGGAAAGttggaaaaaaagttacaCTATACCCATTCCAAAACCCAACAAAAACCCACACGAAATAGATAGCTACCGCCCGATAAGTCTCTTAAATTGCATAAGCAAGATACTTGAACGTATGGTAAACAGGCGTTTATCGCACGAACTTGATACACGCAAGCTGTTGCACACCAACCAACACGCGTTCAGACCAGGGCAAGGTACTGAAACATATTTCGCAAAACTTGATGCTGTGTTAAATAGTGCGATGAGTAAAAACTGGCACGTAGACTGCGGGATCATTGACCTGGCTAAGGCCTTTGATCAAACGTGGCGGCATTCGATTCTTGTTCAACTAGACAGTTGGGGTTTCAAAGGGAACCTCCCTATTTTTATACAAAACTTCCTGCAAAACCGTACCTCATCAATTCTTATAGGAAACCAGACCTCAGACACCTTTATCCTCGAAAATGGAGTCCCGCAAGGAGCCATCCTCTCCCCCACCCTTTTCTTAATCAGTATCGAATCCTTATTCCTATCCATTCCTGAAAACATAACTCCCCTCATTTACGCAGACGACATCATTTTAATGTCTACAGgacaaaatcataaaacatccAGAAACAATCTACAACTTGGAATCAATAAATTAAGGCAGTGGTGCAGATGGACAGGTTTCCAAATCTCCcccgaaaaatgcaaaatactACATATCCACAAAAATTACACAGGTAAGCTAAAACCCATTAAATACAACAACCAAATAATCCCTAATGCTAGAAGTGCAAGAATACTGGGAATTATTTTAGACTCGAAACTTACCTTTATTCCACActtcaaacaattaaaaaactcTATGAAACCCTGCCTCAATGTGTTCAGAATGTTGGGTTGCGGGCAATATAGAGCTTCCAGAACTACTCTTCTACAATTGTTACACTCCTGGCTTCTCCCGAAAATGCTATATGGAACTGAAATCCTCTCCCGTGAACTCACCTCACTTAATAAATTCTTGGCTCCTATTTACCACgttgcaataaaatattcatcagggGCTTATGTCACCAGCCCCACAAAATCTATTCTTTGTGAGAGCGGTCAACTACCCTTCACACATATTATAACATTACGTCTTCTTGGAGCAGCTTTTCGTTGCAGTGAAAAGGGCCTCAACTGTGAATCACTAAATCAACGAGCCGCAATAGCTTTCAACACTCTAACCTCCAGTCCTCTTTCGGAAATCACCAAAATTCCACGTCGGACAATAAGGCCTTGGAACCAGAAGCAACCGTATATTGACTGGACCCTACTTAACACTCCAAAATTTAACCATAGACAAATTTACCAATCTTTTCTCCAACTTCGAAACAGGAAATATGCTAATTCCAAACATATATACACCGATGGATCAGTTTCACAACACACGGCCGGCTGCGGTATCTACTCTGTAGATGCAAGCTGCGCCATCAAACTTCCAGATTTTACTTCCATTTTTTCCGCAGAAGCCATCGCTATTACCATTGCAGCACAGGAAGATACCATACCAAACCAGAATAACACAATTTTCACTGACAGCGCCAGCGTCCTCAGTGCCCTAGAACATGGCAAATCAAAAGACCCTCACGTACAAGCAATAGAGACACTTCCCAACCTTCACAATATCAGTTTTTGCTGGGTTCCCAGCCACGTCGGGATACCGGGCAACGAAACAGCCGATAAACTAGCAAACCAAGGGCGAAAAAGTACCCATACCGCTGGGAATCAACTATCAAAAAAAGACGCCCTAAATTTCTGCCTATTCAAAATATCAAGACAATGGCAACAAACCTGGTCTAACAACAACTCATCACACCTGCGGAAAGTAAAAATTACAACTTCTATTTGGCCAGATGTTCCCTCCCACAGAGATCAAAGAGTACTAACCAGACTACGCATCGGCCACACCAGGTATACACACAGCCACTTACTAACCAAAACACCTCCACCCCTTTGCCACTTCTGTGGCCTACAAATCACCGTACGGCACATTCTAATTGAGTGTATTGGATACAACCTTCAAAGAACACAACATGATCTAGATAACAATATTGATACGGTACTATCTCCTAACAGTACAGAACAGAAAAAGCTCCTCCGATACCTACACGATATAAATATGTATAAGGAAATATAAACCTTCTCACTTACTGCAAACGAAACGTGAAGCTACgacaaaaaggtaaaaaaagaagagaagaaacgaAAGAAGCCTAAAGGCTCAAAGTTTCTAAAAACcgtaaaaacaacaacaacagttttGTATTACCACCACAAGTGAGCAGACCCGTTCGAACCCGATCAacgtcaacagcatcaacaacatcaactacGATGGCACGTACCAAGCAAACTGCCCGTAAGTCCACCGGAGGAAAGGCGCCGCGCAAGCAGCTGGCCACCAAGGCGGCCCGCAAGAGTGCTCCGGCCACCGGAGGAGTGAAGAAGCCGCATCGCTACCGACCGGGAACGGTGGCTCTGCGTGAAATCCGTCGCTACCAGAAGTCGACCGAGCTGCTGATCCGCAAGTTGCCCTTCCAGCGATTGGTGCGTGAAATCGCACAGGACTTCAAGACGGATCTGCGTTTCCAGAGCTCGGCGGTGATGGCGCTACAGGAAGCGAGTGAAGCGTATCTAGTCGGTCTGTTCGAGGACACGAATCTGTGTGCCATCCACGCGAAGCGCGTCACCATCATGCCGAAAGACATCCAGCTTGCTCGTCGTATCCGTGGTGAACGTGCTTAAGTGACaacggttcgtttcgtttcgtttcgttttcaaccaaacccaaacggtccttttcaggaccaccaaCCCGTTACCGAAAGGAGGATTATTTCGTACCCGTCCCGTCCCGTCGTACACGCTATATCGATatatataatatttatatatatctatgatgatgatgatgataaatggtGAACCCCTGACTGATACATATGGGGTATGAGatgcaatcaaaacaatacaaaCCATATATAATGATATATATTgttatatataatataataatctatgatgatgaagaagaagaagaagatgacgataaataaaaacaaaacctaacaTATGACGATAGAAATGCAAACCATAACCTAGCCGTGACACAAACCATAACATAATACATATGCTAACGTCTACAAACCACCAGGCAACCCCATCCGTTAGCGGTGATTTGAAGTTATAGAGCAATTACATGCGGTGGGTTTAAAGAGTTGTTAAAGAGAATCTGTTCCATATTAAACCAAGTTGAACATATATGTCttggatgaaacaaaaaatgacacATTGCTTTGCCTTTGGCTGTGCCATAACCATAGAAAGCATAACGGAATGCTTTAAATGTTAGTTAACCGTtaggttttttcttaaaaccacggtttaaaatgttcattcaATTCATTTACGCGCGCTTGTGTTACGCGCGGCTATGTGTGcgccaaaacacaacgaagtGGTGATGTTAAACTAGAAAACGGttcggcacactttttgttctgtttcttcaACGCACAGcacaaacacattattatTCGTCGATCTTcgtcgttttttctttctcttcgatgaatggaatgtaatggaatgaaatgattcttgtttggaaaacattttgtggtcctgaaaaggaccgttgtTATGCGACGAGTTGGTGTGGTTTGTGACGACCACGGACGAACCAGCTTACTTCGAGCTGGTGTACTTGGTGACGGCCTTCGTGCCCTCGGACACGGCGTGCTTGGCCAGCTCACCAGGAAGCAGCAGACGGACGGCGGTCTGGATTTCGCGTGACGTGATCGTCGAACGCTTGTTGTAGTGCGCCAGCCGGGACGCTTCGGCGGCGATGCGCTCGAAGATGTCGTTCACGAAGCTGTTCATGATGCTCATCGCCTTCGACGAGATGCCAGTGTCCGGATGGACTTGCTTCAGCACCTTGTAGATGTAGATGGCGTAGCTTTCCTTGCGGGTcttgcgcttcttcttcttgtccgaCTTGGAGATATTTTTCTGGGCCTTGCCAGACTTCTTCGCTGCCTTTCCGCtggttttcggtgccattgCGATTGTTTAACGTGCGTGAAACGTGTTTCCTCGTTGAGCGTCACTTCAATTTTAACGCGTTTTTCGACCCTCACTTCGGCTTTTATTCAGCGTCGGGCGAGTTCGCTGGCTGGCTTCGCTACACCTCGACGTTTATATAAACCCGGTTTCAGGTTCGTTTCGGCATGATCCGATCCATTCGCACTCAGACTGTAGACGGAGTGACACATAGTAAGAAACACAGTGTTAGTGATTgaagcggtttttttttttcctttcggcggTATGCCGAAGGACAAGAGTGACGACAAGAAGAAGAGAACGATGCGCTCGGGCTCTAGTGGAAGTGAGAGAAGCGAGAGGAAAAAAGTATGCGGTTCGGGTGCGTTGCCGCCACCCGATGTCAACATGTCTGCCTGCAGTGGTAGTGAGGTAGACCACTCGTCTGACGAAGACCCGGAGGGCTTCCGCACCGTGCGTACGAGAGCCAGACGGAGCACGACAGAGAAAGGTGCAAATAATGCGCCCAAAACATCAGCACCAGGGCGTTCAGCAGGGCTTCCGCCAAACAATCGCCGTCCACCGCCAGTGGTAGTCCAGAACGTGGCCTATCCCGTTCTGCGCTCCAAACTACTGGCAAAAAACATCAAAGCCGAGTTCCAGTTTGGCAGCACAGGCACGAAACTCTTCGTGCAGACCAGAGAGGAGCACACTGCTCTCACGAAGCTTCTGGAGCAAGAGAAGGCTGAATACTTCACGCACGATCTGCGCGATGATAGACCATACAAGGTTGTCATCCGAGGACTCCCACTAATGGATACTGAGGAAATCCGGGATGAGCTCCGGTCAACCCATGCCCTAGAGGTAGAAGAAGTATTCCGTATGAAGAGAAAGGACGAGGAGACGGTGGCCTACCACAGCCAGCTCTACGTGGTTCATTTGAAACGTGCTTCTTGCacattacaaacattaaaatcgGTGCGAGCGATTCTTTCTGTCCGCATTAGGTGGGAGTCCTACCGTGGGGGCCAGCGAGGACCCACTCAATGCCATCGATGCCAAGCATTTGGCCACGGCTCGCGAAATTGCCACCTGCAGCCGAAATGCGAGAGCTGCTCCCTTTCGCATTTTACGGCCAACTGCGTCAAACCAGAACCACCCAAGTGCGCAAACTGCGGCGGCCCTCATCGCGCAAATGACCGCGAGTGCCCAAAAAGGGATGAGTTCAAGAATATTCAAATGCGTGCCCAAGGCAAAggccaaaaaatgaaaaaagcgcTCAAACAACCATCATCCGGGCTGAGCGATCGGCTGAAGAATGTGCAGGAAAATTTTCCGGTCCTGCCAAACAATAAGAAACATCAGCCAGCCCAAAACGAGGTGGCCGTAGACGTACATCACCTGAAGCTGCAAGCAAAGGAAGCATCATA
This window harbors:
- the LOC131290010 gene encoding histone H2B; the protein is MAPKTSGKAAKKSGKAQKNISKSDKKKKRKTRKESYAIYIYKVLKQVHPDTGISSKAMSIMNSFVNDIFERIAAEASRLAHYNKRSTITSREIQTAVRLLLPGELAKHAVSEGTKAVTKYTSSK
- the LOC131287396 gene encoding histone H4-like; the encoded protein is MNRRTIIMTGRGKGGKGLGKGGAKRHRKVLRDNIQGITKPAIRRLARRGGVKRISGLIYEETRGVLKVFLENVIRDAVTYTEHAKRKTVTAMDVVYALKRQGRTLYGFGG
- the LOC131287397 gene encoding histone H2A, with product MSGRGKGGKVKGKAKSRSNRAGLQFPVGRIHRLLRKGNYAERVGAGAPVYLAAVMEYLAAEVLELAGNAARDNKKTRIIPRHLQLAIRNDEELNKLLSGVTIAQGGVLPNIQAVLLPKKTEKKA